In the Pseudanabaena sp. PCC 7367 genome, one interval contains:
- a CDS encoding colicin E3/pyocin S6 family cytotoxin — MGGKPIPKPSILDECKVVGIEAGRKVYKDKAENRYYMWDSLHGEVEVFNKRGTHIGVACPITGKRIKPAVKGRKISKQN, encoded by the coding sequence GTGGGCGGCAAACCAATCCCGAAGCCTTCAATCCTAGATGAATGTAAAGTTGTAGGAATTGAGGCTGGTAGAAAAGTCTACAAAGATAAAGCTGAAAATCGCTACTACATGTGGGATTCACTTCATGGTGAAGTTGAAGTATTCAACAAAAGAGGTACACACATTGGTGTGGCATGTCCAATCACTGGTAAGCGAATTAAGCCTGCGGTTAAAGGAAGAAAAATAAGCAAACAGAACTAA
- a CDS encoding S9 family peptidase codes for MSRILSIALITAITSFTSFVGVAVMFAAMPNNQSNQAIAYEGLGRESLDAATLEKYAPPSLDAQATKQIESILDVRSPGLGLLSPDGETMFFSWSITGTRQIWRIDGPQSFPVQMTGGQDSTALRGISPDGKFLVLSRDRQGQENPGLYLQSTNGSPLEVIQHDDGVRTSFAFISDDSRSIYYMANDVDPASFAIYRYDIATKQKELLLSEPGVWYIADVLPDGNTGSKTFLFGKATGSLSREYYRYDEASGKLTPLLGQEQPEEFVAQFSANPDELLVLTPKFDQFRRLYRYTNGDDGEFTPITPELPMDVSSFEIDYLRQRIIYTVNDRGYLKLQALDAKTFEPIALPEFANADLIYAGSTTRNGRYISLGVSTATAPRTSYVYDWQTQNLTQWVLPSVPELDQSKFVGATLESYPAQDGTEIPMFVWRSPQCQNASEPCPVVVHFHGGPEAQSTAGFNRLAQLFVQAGFIYVEPNVRGSDGYGKAWLSADDGPKRLAVISDIADASTYIRTNWQVNDMEPKVGIMGWSYGGYSTLMGMTKFAGSYDAGVALVGMSNLITFLENTAEFRRPLRISEYGDPERDRQALIQLSPITYIDQIQDPLLIIQGANDPRVPVGEAVQIQRALEEREIPSQLIIFADEGHGSAKRSNQVLEIGHTIDFFVEHLNP; via the coding sequence ATGAGCCGAATCCTGTCAATCGCCCTAATTACTGCCATTACTTCGTTTACTTCCTTTGTTGGTGTTGCCGTTATGTTTGCCGCCATGCCAAATAATCAGTCAAATCAGGCGATCGCCTACGAAGGCTTAGGTCGAGAAAGTCTGGATGCTGCCACCCTAGAAAAATATGCGCCGCCCAGTCTGGATGCTCAGGCCACCAAGCAAATTGAATCGATTCTGGATGTGCGATCGCCCGGTTTGGGATTGCTCAGCCCCGATGGTGAAACCATGTTCTTTAGTTGGAGCATTACTGGCACCAGGCAAATATGGCGGATCGATGGCCCCCAAAGCTTTCCAGTGCAAATGACTGGTGGGCAGGATTCTACTGCGTTGAGGGGAATTAGCCCTGATGGTAAGTTCCTGGTGCTATCACGCGATCGGCAGGGGCAGGAAAATCCCGGTTTATATTTACAATCTACCAATGGTAGCCCCCTGGAAGTAATCCAGCACGATGATGGAGTCAGAACTTCCTTTGCCTTCATATCAGATGATTCGCGTAGTATTTATTACATGGCGAATGATGTTGACCCAGCTTCCTTTGCGATCTATCGCTATGACATTGCTACAAAGCAAAAGGAATTACTCCTGTCAGAACCAGGGGTCTGGTACATCGCCGATGTTTTACCGGATGGCAATACTGGCAGTAAAACTTTTTTGTTTGGCAAAGCAACGGGCAGCCTGTCGCGGGAATATTATCGCTATGACGAAGCTAGTGGGAAATTAACACCATTACTGGGACAGGAACAGCCGGAAGAATTTGTTGCACAATTCAGTGCCAATCCCGATGAGTTGCTGGTACTAACCCCCAAGTTTGATCAATTCCGCCGTTTATATCGCTACACCAATGGTGATGATGGGGAATTCACGCCGATCACCCCAGAGCTACCAATGGATGTATCCAGCTTTGAGATTGACTATCTGCGCCAACGGATTATTTATACCGTCAACGATCGCGGCTATTTAAAACTCCAGGCGCTTGATGCCAAGACATTTGAGCCGATCGCCTTACCGGAATTTGCCAATGCGGATTTGATCTATGCAGGTTCAACAACCCGCAATGGTCGCTATATTAGCTTGGGAGTGAGTACGGCCACTGCCCCCCGCACCAGCTATGTCTATGATTGGCAGACCCAAAACCTGACTCAGTGGGTGTTGCCCAGCGTACCGGAATTAGACCAGAGCAAGTTTGTCGGTGCAACATTAGAATCCTATCCTGCCCAAGATGGCACTGAGATCCCCATGTTCGTGTGGCGATCGCCCCAGTGCCAGAATGCCAGCGAACCCTGCCCAGTGGTAGTACATTTTCATGGTGGCCCCGAAGCACAGAGCACCGCTGGATTCAATCGATTGGCGCAATTGTTTGTGCAGGCTGGATTTATTTATGTGGAGCCCAATGTACGTGGTAGTGATGGTTATGGTAAAGCCTGGCTCAGTGCCGATGATGGCCCGAAGCGATTGGCGGTAATTTCCGATATTGCCGATGCTTCTACCTATATTCGCACCAACTGGCAGGTGAATGACATGGAACCAAAGGTGGGCATCATGGGCTGGAGCTATGGCGGCTATTCTACTTTGATGGGTATGACTAAGTTTGCGGGTAGCTATGATGCTGGGGTGGCCTTGGTGGGAATGAGTAATCTAATTACCTTCCTGGAAAATACGGCAGAGTTCCGTCGGCCGTTGCGAATCAGTGAATATGGCGATCCAGAACGCGATCGGCAGGCATTGATCCAGCTCTCGCCCATTACTTACATCGATCAAATTCAAGATCCCTTATTAATTATTCAGGGCGCAAATGATCCCAGAGTTCCGGTGGGGGAAGCGGTGCAGATCCAGCGGGCATTGGAAGAAAGAGAGATCCCTTCTCAGTTAATTATCTTTGCCGATGAAGGGCATGGTTCGGCGAAACGGAGTAATCAGGTGCTGGAAATTGGCCACACGATCGATTTCTTTGTAGAACACTTAAACCCATAA